The Podospora pseudocomata strain CBS 415.72m chromosome 1 map unlocalized CBS415.72m_1, whole genome shotgun sequence genome has a segment encoding these proteins:
- the HEM12 gene encoding Uroporphyrinogen decarboxylase in heme biosynthesis (COG:H; BUSCO:EOG09262JZK; EggNog:ENOG503NWZ0) has product MAEHSFPPLKNDLLLRAARGETVERPPIWVMRQAGRYLPEYHEAKGGRDFFECCRSPEIASTLTLQPIERFGGLIDAAIIFSDILVIPQAMGMTVEMVDKKGPHFPDPLQTPQDKQYIELMERHVDVAKELDYVYKAITLTRKKLDGRVPLFGFTGAPWTLLCYMVEGGGTKLFKQVKTWIYKYPEETKALLQKISELCVEYLALQVKAGAQIVQVFDSWAGELSPSSFKKFSQPYLAYIAKHLPLRLKELGLEQVPMVVFPKGAWYALDACADMGYQVIGMDWLHDPAEAVKIIGDRPVVLQGNADPGVLYGSHESITEVVTEMVKGFGWAERKKGWIVNLGHGITPFVNPDDLKFFFQEIHRLTKTD; this is encoded by the exons CTGGTCGTTATCTCCCAGAGTACCACGAGGCCAAGGGTGGTCGTGACTTTTTTGAGTGCTGCCGCAGTCCCGAGATTGCTTCGACTTTGACCCTGCAGCCCATTGAACGCTTTGGCGGACTTATCGATGCCGCCATCATCTTTTCCGACATTCTGGTCATCCCCCAGGCGATGGGTATGACTGTTGAGATGGTCGATAAGAAGGGCCCTCATTTTCCCGATCCCCTGCAGACTCCCCAGGATAAGCAGTACATCGAGCTCATGGAGCGCCATGTCGATGTCGCCAAGGAGTTGGACTATGTCTACAAGGCGATCACTTTGACCAGGAAAAAGCTTGATGGGCGAGTGCCCCTTTTCGGCTTCACTGGAGCGCCATGGACACTGTTGTGCTACAtggttgagggtggcggcACCAAGCTGTTCAAGCAGGTCAAGACGTGGATCTACAAGTACCCAGAGGAGACCAAGGCTCTTCTCCAAAAGATCTCAGAGCTCTGCGTGGAGTATCTCGCGCTGCAAGTCAAGGCTGGAGCTCAG ATTGTTCAAGTTTTTGATTCTTGGGCTGGTGAGCTTTCGCCATCATCCTTCAAGAAGTTCTCTCAGCCATACCTCGCTTATATCGCCAAGCACCTTCCTCTGCGCCTCAAGGAGCTCGGTCTCGAGCAGGTTCCCATGGTGGTGTTCCCCAAGGGTGCATGGTACGCCCTCGACGCATGCGCCGATATGGGATACCAGGTGATTGGCATGGATTGGCTACATGATCCTGCGGAGGCTGTCAAGATCATTGGAGACCGACCAGTGGTTCTTCAAGGCAATGCCGACCCCGGCGTACTGTACGGCTCGCACGAGTCCATCACCGAGGTTGTTACCGAAATGGTCAAGGGTTTCGGCTGGGCAGAGCGCAAGAAGGGCTGGATTGTTAACCTCGGTCACG GCATCACCCCATTTGTCAACCCAGATGACCTCAAGTTCTTCTTCCAGGAGATCCACCGCCTCACCAAGACCGATTGA
- a CDS encoding uncharacterized protein (COG:S; EggNog:ENOG503P623), with translation MPPLSPIVETHRPTSAPPSLLSLLYSKPYFPFSLPVLRRIQFAEKFADRGGCTSHSRVVHVYHHAGARDPDRFVTGYVDLSKGPETQVWLFCSLEIQSGGEEGRVWDGLLLRFFQVAEGLWEGGRKKKILVGSIHEMVRKRMINLGMGLEKTALAGGQEWEFDYKFVFRVGDLPELEGGMSDKRWEVEGREFYWDEVRKGDVGLVKSRTAIDRQEMCRATLLMVPSLAVRLGATGEAVGWGFLGLDGTLMSLHVEEPYRRLGFGKAIAIKLMRERLHEYGDDGLGAADVWVENTKSQGLCRAIGGKPSWIVSWGILDLESLQNIKL, from the exons atgccccccctctcccccattgTAGAAACCCACCGCCCGACCTctgcccctccctctcttttgTCGTTGTTATATTCCAAGCCATATTTCCCTTTCTCACTGCCAGTCTTGAGAAGGATACAATTTGCGGAAAAGTTTGCCGATCGGGGAGGCTGTACATCGCATAGCCGGGTGGTGCATGTTTACCACCATGCGGGGGCGCGTGACCCTGACAGGTTCGTGACCGGGTATGTGGACTTGAGCAAGGGGCCAGAGACGCAGGTTTGGTTGTTTTGCAGTTTAGAAATCCAAtcggggggtgaggaggggagggtttgggatgggttgTTGCTTAGGTTCTTTCAGGTTGCGGAGGGTTTatgggagggtgggagaaagaaaaagataCTAGTTGGTAGTATCCATGAGATGGTGAGGAAAAGGATGATCAACTTGGGGATGGGGCTAGAGAAGACAGCTTTGGCTGGGGGGCAGGAGTGGGAGTTTGATTACAAGTTTGTTTTTCGGGTGGGGGATTTACCCGAATTAGAAGGGGGGATGAGCGACaagaggtgggaggtggaggggagggagtttTATTGGGATGAGGTTAggaagggggatgttgggttggtgaagagTAGGACTGCGATTGATAGGCAGGA AATGTGTAGGGCGACGTTGTTGATGGTTCCTAGTCTTGCTGTGAGGTTGGGAGCAACGGGGGAGGCtgttgggtgggggtttCTTG GGCTGGATGGGACGTTAATGTCGCTGCATGTGGAG GAACCATATCGCCGTCTCGGCTTCGGAAAGGCAATAGCCATCAAACTCATGCGCGAGCGTCTCCACGAATATGGTGACGACGGCCTGGGGGCTGCGGATGTTTGGGTTGAAAACACAAAGAGTCAAGGTCTATGCCGTGCTATTGGTGGTAAACCATCGTGGATTGTATCATG GGGAATACTCGATCTTGAAAGCTTGCAAAACATCAAGCTCTAA
- a CDS encoding uncharacterized protein (COG:S; EggNog:ENOG503P7N1) gives MSGLASSGRGGAGNMRDQSKTPTVQPEDLETPTLKGSNVVTTGRGGSGNMAVNLDEEEKRRRQDVQPVARRPSHGAINTGRGGAGNVVNADKAGRPSSEEAVDTSDLKKTPSPKTEEEKKSWTDKLFGKKQ, from the exons ATGTCCGGACTTGCTTCCTCTGGCCGCGGCGGCGCCGGCAACATGCGCGACCAGTCCAAGACCCCTACGGTCCAGCCCGAGGACCTCGAGACTCCCACCCTCAAGGGGTCCAACGTTGTGACCACCGGCCGCGGCGGGTCCGGCAACATGGCTGTGAacctcgacgaggaggagaagcgccGGCGTCAGGACGTTCAACC TGTCGCTCGTCGCCCTAGCCATGGCGCCATCAACACAGGCCGCGGCGGCGCCGGAAACGTCGTCAATGCGGACAAGGCTGGGCGCCCCTcgtcggaggaggcggttgatACCTCGGATTTGAAGAAGACGCCTTCGCCCAaaaccgaggaggagaagaagagctgGACGGACAAGTTGTTTGGCAAGAAGCAGTAG
- a CDS encoding uncharacterized protein (COG:K; EggNog:ENOG503NX0P), with the protein MNQPPYPPNMHQHPSQHPHQHPHPHQQQHPHQHQQPHPLSHQHQHQHPHPQHQSPYSTEMHPPAHPVSSYPPHQIQPLPSMPPPSFQDGLVQAQAAQAQGAPPPGPASEASPQSGSGGQERPPLTAEQLEEIRKNLIPFSSRDAQGRKYTLDVVQQPQRARMCGFGDKDRRPITPPPCVRLIVTDENTGKEIDCNEIEYGMYVLNVDLWDEHALKEVNLVRHTTASPSISSTSPASYAQMESTPAYSNILPSNIPPRDVGYGQVYPPPGQAVSPYGMQPAYGAGFVGAPNSGYGQAPYFRDYPQEVGMSYGFGPPRVFEPSYGIGGQRMSIGGTAPSGMFTRNLIGSLAASAFRLNDPDDKIGIWFVLQDLSVRTEGCFRLRFSFVNVGIPMSNPGSGANGVVNQGSAPVLAAVFSEVFQVYSAKKFPGVCESTPLSKCFATQGIKIPIRKDGHEKKGNADDDDDYGN; encoded by the exons ATGAATCAACCACCCTACCCCCCCAACATGCATCAGCATCCATCTCAACACCCGCATCAGCATCCGCACccgcatcagcaacaacatccccatcaacaccagcaaccacacccactttctcaccagcaccagcaccagcacccgCACCCGCAGCACCAAAGCCCTTACTCCACCGAGATGCACCCACCTGCGCACCCTGTGTCATCCTACCCGCCTCATCAGATTCAGCCGCTCCCATCTATGCCCCCTCCATCCTTCCAGGACGGTCTAGTTCAGGCACAGGCAGCCCAGGCGCAAGGAGCTCCGCCGCCCGGCCCGGCGAGTGAAGCCAGTCCTCAGTCAGGCTCGGGGGGCCAGGAACGTCCGCCACTGACGGCcgagcagctggaggagatcaGGAAGAACCTGattcccttctcttcccgAGACGCCCAGGGCAGGAAATACAC CCTCGATGTTGTGCAACAGCCACAACGTGCACGAATGTGTGGTTTTGGAGACAAG GACCGCCgccccatcacccctccaccctgTGTACGACTGATTGTGACGGACGAGAACACGGGCAAAGAAATTGATTGCAA CGAGATCGAGTATGGCATGTATGTCCTGAATGTGGACTTGTGGGACGAACATGCGCTCAAGGAGGTCAATCTTGTTCGGCACACGACAGCTTCACCTTCCATCTCTTCGACTTCGCCAGCTTCCTATGCTCAGATGGAATCAACACCCGCATACTCAAACATTCTGCCCTCCAACATCCCGCCGAGGGATGTGGGATACGGGCAGGTGTACCCACCCCCCGGACAAGCCGTCAGTCCTTATGGGATGCAACCAGCATACGGAG CCGGCTTTGTTGGCGCTCCCAACAGCGGTTATGGACAGGCCCCCTATTTCAGAGACTACCCCCAGGAAGTGGGCATGTCGTATGGATTTGGGCCCCCACGCGTCTTCGAACCGTCCTATGGCATCGGAGGGCAGCGCATGTCTATCGGCGGAACCGCGCCATCAGGCATGTTTACGAGAAATCTTATTGGGAGCCTGGCCGCCAGTGCCTTCCGTCTCAACGACCCAGATGACAAGATTGGCATCTGGTTTGTGCTTCAGGACTTGAGTGTGAGGACAGAGGGTTGCTTCCG TCTTCGGTTCTCCTTTGTCAACGTTGGAATTCCCATGTCGAACCCCGGATCTGGCGCCAACGGCGTCGTCAACCAAGGAAGTGCCCCTGTGCTGGCCGCGGTCTTTTCGGAGGTTTTCCAGGTCTATTCCGCCAAGAAATTTCCCGGTGTCTGCGAGAGCACGCCGCTCAGCAAGTGTTTCGCTACCCAGGGCATCAAGATCCCTATTCGCAAGGATGGGcacgagaagaagggcaatgcggatgatgatgatgattatgGTAACTAG